In Paenibacillus phoenicis, one genomic interval encodes:
- a CDS encoding glycoside hydrolase family 2 protein, whose amino-acid sequence MTSQPLRNEYPRPQFVRDAWMSLNGEWEFEFDDQGIGERERWYEKHDFGRKINVPFCYQSKLSGIGDPTVHDQVWYRRTFTVPEDYKAGRLLLHFGAVDYEAKVWVNGHLVAMHEGGHTPFKADITDVLDEGENIVVVKATDYSRDVSLPRGKQYWKDQSESIFYTRTTGIWQSVWLEPVPTTRIDRIRLIPDIDKNDIGLEVFLAGHSASVKASMKAVITFNGEFVAEDCFSLSHESGRRVIHLDDFNDHGLGRWWTPERPNLYDLELTLLIDGMPVDTVYSYFGMRKISVESGKLHLNNRSYYMKLVLDQGYFPDGLLTAPSDEDLRRDVELVKAMGLNGVRKHQKIEDPRYLYWADKLGLLVWGEMANAYQFTEQYVSRMTREWMQAVERDFNHPCIVAWVPLNESWGVTNIMIDKQQQHHAVSLYHLTKSLDPTRPVISNDGWELVTTDLVTIHDYEWRREKLEERYATVESALTAAPGNRVILVPGFPYEGQPILVTEFGGISFKVNEWEGWGYSGAENEEDFALRLKNVIVPMLQSPVVQGFCYTQFTDVEQEINGLLTYDRKPKLPLETIRSIVAGT is encoded by the coding sequence ATGACAAGTCAACCTTTACGTAACGAGTACCCTCGTCCCCAATTTGTCCGCGACGCTTGGATGAGTTTAAACGGAGAATGGGAGTTTGAATTTGACGACCAAGGGATTGGTGAAAGGGAAAGATGGTACGAGAAACATGATTTTGGCCGGAAAATCAACGTGCCGTTCTGCTACCAGAGCAAGCTGAGCGGCATCGGCGATCCAACCGTACACGATCAGGTCTGGTACCGGAGAACCTTTACCGTACCGGAAGACTATAAGGCTGGCCGGCTGCTGCTGCATTTTGGCGCCGTGGATTACGAGGCCAAAGTATGGGTGAACGGGCATCTGGTGGCGATGCATGAAGGCGGACATACGCCGTTTAAGGCGGATATTACGGATGTGCTTGATGAAGGCGAGAATATCGTTGTCGTGAAGGCGACGGACTACAGCCGCGACGTCTCCCTGCCGCGGGGCAAGCAGTATTGGAAGGATCAGTCGGAGAGCATCTTTTACACCCGCACGACCGGGATTTGGCAGAGCGTCTGGCTTGAGCCGGTACCAACGACACGAATTGATCGCATTCGGTTGATCCCGGACATCGACAAGAATGATATCGGTCTTGAGGTGTTTTTGGCAGGGCACAGCGCCTCCGTTAAAGCCAGCATGAAAGCCGTCATCACGTTTAACGGCGAATTTGTCGCTGAGGATTGCTTCTCCTTAAGTCATGAGTCGGGTCGCCGGGTGATTCACCTGGATGACTTTAACGATCATGGTCTGGGACGCTGGTGGACGCCGGAGCGCCCCAATTTGTACGATCTAGAGCTAACGCTGCTGATCGATGGTATGCCCGTGGACACGGTCTATAGCTATTTCGGGATGCGCAAAATTTCAGTGGAATCCGGCAAACTGCACTTAAATAATCGTTCCTATTATATGAAGCTGGTGCTGGATCAAGGTTACTTCCCGGATGGCTTGCTGACCGCGCCAAGCGACGAGGACTTGCGCCGGGACGTGGAGCTGGTGAAGGCCATGGGGCTGAACGGGGTGCGGAAGCATCAGAAAATCGAAGATCCCCGCTACTTGTATTGGGCCGACAAGCTGGGTCTGCTGGTGTGGGGGGAGATGGCGAACGCCTACCAGTTCACTGAGCAGTATGTCAGCCGGATGACGCGGGAATGGATGCAGGCGGTGGAGCGGGATTTTAACCATCCTTGCATCGTGGCATGGGTTCCGCTGAACGAAAGTTGGGGCGTGACCAACATTATGATTGACAAGCAGCAGCAGCACCACGCGGTATCGCTGTACCACCTGACCAAATCGCTGGACCCCACGCGCCCGGTCATTTCCAATGACGGATGGGAACTGGTTACCACCGACCTTGTGACGATTCACGACTACGAGTGGCGTAGGGAAAAGCTGGAGGAACGGTATGCAACGGTCGAATCGGCTTTGACTGCTGCTCCCGGTAATCGGGTGATTCTGGTGCCCGGATTCCCTTACGAGGGGCAGCCGATTCTGGTCACAGAGTTTGGCGGGATATCCTTTAAGGTGAACGAATGGGAAGGCTGGGGGTACTCGGGTGCGGAGAATGAGGAGGATTTTGCGTTGCGGCTAAAGAATGTTATCGTACCGATGCTGCAATCTCCGGTGGTTCAAGGCTTCTGCTATACCCAGTTTACGGACGTGGAGCAGGAAATTAATGGCCTGTTGACCTATGATCGTAAGCCGAAGCTGCCTCTGGAAACCATTCGTTCGATTGTAGCGGGAACCTAA
- a CDS encoding ArsR/SmtB family transcription factor encodes MLEVGIHEPDKLVQVAHALSTRSRVDILRLLNTRSMNIIELAETLELPVSTVANNVKILEAAKLINTELLPAVRGAMKVCSRNYDDILISLNSSIRTSKDGMKFYEVEMPIGHYSDCEVHPTCGMASSEGMLVREDEPASFYHPKHVGAQILWFRKGYVEYQFPLEVPQNARIQSLELSMEMCSEAPNYDNDWPSDISVWINGVEIGMWTSPGDFGDRRGALNPSWWEDWMTQYGLLKTWRVDRERTTLDMQKVSDVTINDLNLDQRPSLRVRIGVKPDAIHKGGVNLFGKQFGDYDQDLVLQVAYTLDEDA; translated from the coding sequence ATGCTGGAAGTCGGGATACACGAACCGGATAAGCTGGTTCAAGTGGCGCACGCGCTCTCTACACGGTCTCGCGTAGACATTCTTCGCCTGCTCAACACGCGGAGCATGAATATCATTGAGCTTGCCGAGACGCTGGAGCTGCCAGTGTCTACGGTGGCGAACAACGTCAAGATATTGGAAGCAGCCAAGCTGATTAATACGGAATTGCTTCCGGCCGTCCGCGGTGCGATGAAGGTGTGCAGCCGCAATTACGACGATATTCTCATCTCGTTGAACTCGAGCATCCGGACGTCCAAGGACGGGATGAAGTTTTACGAGGTTGAAATGCCGATCGGGCATTACAGCGATTGTGAGGTTCATCCGACGTGCGGCATGGCATCCAGCGAAGGGATGCTGGTTCGGGAGGATGAGCCGGCCAGCTTCTACCACCCTAAGCATGTGGGGGCGCAGATTCTGTGGTTTCGTAAAGGGTATGTGGAGTACCAGTTCCCGCTGGAAGTTCCGCAGAATGCGCGCATTCAATCGCTGGAGTTGTCAATGGAAATGTGCTCGGAAGCACCAAACTATGACAATGACTGGCCTTCAGATATTTCCGTATGGATTAATGGCGTTGAGATCGGCATGTGGACGAGTCCCGGGGATTTTGGGGATCGGCGCGGCGCATTAAATCCGTCCTGGTGGGAAGATTGGATGACGCAATACGGCTTGTTGAAAACATGGCGAGTTGACCGCGAACGCACGACGCTCGATATGCAGAAAGTCTCCGACGTCACGATCAACGATCTGAACCTCGATCAACGGCCGAGTCTGCGTGTGCGGATCGGCGTCAAGCCGGATGCGATCCATAAGGGCGGCGTTAATCTATTCGGCAAGCAGTTTGGCGATTACGACCAGGACCTGGTTCTGCAGGTCGCCTACACTTTGGATGAAGACGCTTGA
- a CDS encoding family 43 glycosylhydrolase, giving the protein MKMETGKFGKALLPAICLFLLAQVGCSGSGSAGEERDDFYNVLMQDGADPWMYKHTDGYYYFTKTTGGDVTVWKSASMTGVDAAPRRVIPTGGHGIWAPELHYIHGAWYIYYAMDDGDNVNHRMYVMENTSTDPLQGVWKQKGQITDAANRWAIDGTVLQVNGELYFIWSGWEGDKNVRQNLYIAHMSNPWTIDSERVEIARPTYAWETNHSPHVNEGPQVAVRNGTINLVYSASGSWTNDYCLGLITADVTSDLLDPASWHKREEPIFVSGNGLYGPGHHSFTTSPDGTEDWIVYHVAKYKDAGWNREVRMQPFTWNADNTPNLGVPVDPNLPLSLPSGEASRIRYEAEKGQLGDGVTVLENPAGSGGKSVGRFEQEDSYAEYSVQAAAGEYLLLARTANGSAAGEMAYFDLSVDMGSSVTVAVHPKGWNNWGLSTAKIQLKDGTNKLRFTKNRGEFELDCFDLMPLKIPES; this is encoded by the coding sequence ATGAAGATGGAAACGGGAAAATTCGGGAAAGCGCTGTTGCCTGCCATTTGTCTGTTTCTATTGGCGCAGGTAGGTTGTTCTGGCTCCGGTAGCGCGGGTGAAGAACGGGATGATTTCTATAATGTGCTGATGCAGGACGGGGCAGATCCATGGATGTATAAACATACCGACGGGTATTATTACTTCACGAAAACCACCGGCGGTGACGTGACGGTTTGGAAATCCGCCAGTATGACGGGGGTGGATGCCGCTCCCCGGAGGGTGATTCCGACAGGCGGCCACGGCATTTGGGCTCCCGAGCTTCATTATATTCATGGAGCCTGGTATATTTATTACGCCATGGATGACGGGGACAACGTGAACCATCGCATGTACGTGATGGAGAATACCTCGACCGATCCATTACAAGGTGTATGGAAGCAAAAAGGGCAAATCACCGACGCCGCCAATCGTTGGGCCATTGATGGGACCGTTCTGCAGGTGAATGGCGAGTTGTATTTTATTTGGTCCGGTTGGGAAGGGGACAAGAATGTTCGTCAAAATCTATACATCGCCCATATGAGTAACCCCTGGACGATTGATTCGGAGCGTGTGGAGATCGCCCGGCCGACCTATGCCTGGGAAACGAACCATTCGCCGCATGTCAATGAAGGTCCGCAGGTGGCGGTTCGAAACGGAACCATTAATCTGGTCTACTCGGCGAGCGGAAGCTGGACGAACGATTATTGTCTGGGCTTGATCACGGCAGATGTGACCAGCGATTTGCTCGATCCGGCTTCATGGCATAAGAGGGAGGAACCAATTTTTGTGTCCGGCAACGGGCTGTACGGCCCGGGACACCATTCCTTCACCACGTCACCTGACGGTACAGAGGATTGGATTGTATATCACGTGGCGAAATACAAGGATGCCGGCTGGAACCGGGAAGTGCGGATGCAGCCCTTTACCTGGAATGCGGATAACACCCCGAATCTAGGGGTTCCAGTAGACCCGAACCTCCCGCTATCCTTGCCGTCCGGAGAGGCGAGCCGCATCCGCTATGAAGCGGAGAAGGGGCAGCTTGGAGACGGTGTGACTGTGCTGGAGAATCCTGCGGGTTCCGGTGGAAAGAGCGTAGGACGGTTTGAGCAGGAAGACAGCTACGCGGAGTATTCCGTCCAAGCTGCGGCGGGAGAGTATCTCTTGCTGGCGAGAACCGCAAACGGGAGCGCTGCCGGAGAAATGGCCTATTTTGATTTAAGCGTTGATATGGGATCTTCCGTTACCGTGGCGGTTCACCCGAAGGGATGGAACAACTGGGGATTGTCCACTGCCAAAATTCAGCTGAAGGATGGGACAAACAAGCTGCGATTCACCAAGAATCGCGGGGAGTTTGAACTGGACTGCTTTGATCTGATGCCGTTGAAGATCCCGGAATCGTGA
- a CDS encoding SDR family oxidoreductase, with protein sequence MDKKPLAGKVAVVAGATRGAGRGIAVMLGAAGATVYCTGRSVRGEASDIGRTETIDETAEMVTARGGIGIAVRTDHTVPEQVKALFERVDKEQNGRLDILVNDIWGGENLTHWNTPFWEQPLADGLLMQERAVHTHLITSYYGVPMMIKRKEGLVIEITDGSTYNYRGNLYYSLAKISPIHLAAAMAEELKAHNVTALAVTPGFLRSEQMLDYFGVQEANWRDAIKKEPLYAESETPYFVGQAVAALAADPNVHAKTGRALTSWDLSDEYGFIDIDGRKPHWGNFARERGLPVN encoded by the coding sequence ATGGATAAGAAACCTTTAGCGGGAAAAGTGGCCGTCGTTGCCGGAGCAACACGTGGAGCAGGCCGGGGAATCGCTGTTATGTTGGGGGCTGCTGGGGCGACGGTGTATTGCACCGGACGGAGCGTCCGGGGAGAAGCATCGGACATCGGCCGAACGGAGACGATTGACGAGACGGCTGAAATGGTAACCGCTCGCGGCGGAATCGGGATCGCCGTCCGCACGGATCATACGGTGCCGGAGCAGGTCAAGGCTTTGTTTGAACGTGTGGACAAGGAACAGAACGGACGCCTGGACATTTTGGTGAATGACATTTGGGGCGGCGAGAACCTCACCCATTGGAACACTCCGTTCTGGGAGCAGCCGTTGGCCGATGGGTTACTGATGCAGGAGCGGGCCGTTCATACCCATCTCATTACGAGCTATTACGGGGTACCGATGATGATCAAACGGAAGGAAGGCCTGGTCATCGAAATTACCGACGGATCGACCTATAACTATCGAGGGAACCTGTACTACAGTCTGGCCAAAATCTCACCGATCCACCTGGCCGCAGCCATGGCCGAGGAACTGAAGGCGCACAATGTGACGGCATTGGCGGTGACTCCTGGATTTTTGCGTTCCGAGCAGATGCTGGATTACTTTGGCGTTCAGGAAGCGAATTGGCGAGATGCCATCAAGAAGGAACCGTTATACGCGGAATCCGAAACGCCGTATTTTGTGGGGCAAGCAGTGGCGGCTCTGGCCGCAGACCCGAACGTCCACGCCAAAACCGGCCGAGCGCTGACCAGCTGGGACCTGTCCGACGAATACGGGTTCATCGACATCGACGGACGTAAGCCGCATTGGGGCAATTTTGCACGCGAGCGGGGATTACCGGTGAACTGA
- a CDS encoding extracellular solute-binding protein codes for MNNKSKRILSFLFVFILAVSMITACSGGGSKKADVGNNTSENATEEPQKKETTFADISQDIRGNTSPTPEQINEVNTTLNDTYLGDIFDEKIPNDYSAYPFKEEVTLDVWMPANRNIPDMNNHAIQKQVEKLTGIKVNFITPPVGQEADAFTLMMSSGDLPDIIIEPGRYPGGFEAGVNDGAYLDLTDLMEKYAPNYTAWRNSDETRRKTTVTDSGKLLGFYGIAPYSEWMWFGMLIKQEALDKTGLPVPETIDEWHTFLTKAKEVGYSEPLNYGSNYGQIFTGILNGAYGVWDWTFVDSNGKVAWGPAQPKAKEYLAMMQQWNKEGLLNKDWATADFNQRMASAISDKTAVMMDSPDTMWSYWKEQNDIDFVGALNPVLNKGDQSATTYKNFKRTGTEAAITTQCDNVEAAMAWLDFAYTKKGWEIYNYGEYGTVHLIDENGKPYYPENSYMYNDPDGQPVAVALDKYRRHIWPDIRDEHNSNPLIVAKGSYSGEIRKYWTENMDTSAAMPPISFTKEEASREAELGNQLSTLRGEYFAKIIKGELPVDAYDKFLEEAKKMGLDEFLSIHQAALDRYNSR; via the coding sequence ATGAATAACAAGTCAAAGCGTATCTTAAGTTTTCTGTTTGTTTTTATTCTTGCGGTCTCCATGATTACGGCTTGCAGCGGGGGCGGTTCGAAAAAGGCTGACGTAGGCAATAACACCAGCGAGAATGCTACCGAGGAGCCACAGAAGAAGGAAACCACGTTTGCCGACATCAGTCAGGATATTCGCGGGAATACATCTCCGACTCCAGAGCAAATCAACGAAGTGAATACGACGCTCAACGATACGTATCTGGGTGATATTTTTGATGAGAAAATTCCAAACGACTACTCTGCTTACCCTTTCAAAGAAGAAGTGACGCTGGATGTCTGGATGCCTGCGAATCGCAACATCCCGGATATGAACAACCACGCGATCCAGAAGCAAGTGGAGAAGCTGACGGGGATTAAAGTCAACTTCATCACTCCGCCGGTAGGGCAGGAAGCGGATGCCTTTACCTTGATGATGTCCTCCGGAGATTTGCCGGATATCATCATTGAGCCTGGCCGGTACCCTGGAGGCTTTGAGGCGGGCGTTAACGATGGAGCGTATTTGGATCTGACCGATTTGATGGAGAAGTATGCTCCGAACTATACGGCTTGGCGCAATTCTGACGAGACGAGAAGAAAAACGACGGTCACCGACAGCGGCAAACTGCTTGGTTTCTACGGCATTGCTCCTTATTCGGAATGGATGTGGTTCGGGATGCTGATCAAGCAGGAAGCGCTGGATAAGACAGGGCTTCCGGTGCCTGAAACGATTGATGAATGGCACACCTTCCTGACCAAAGCGAAGGAAGTGGGGTACAGCGAGCCGCTGAACTACGGATCAAACTATGGTCAGATCTTTACCGGGATTTTAAACGGCGCTTATGGCGTGTGGGATTGGACCTTCGTGGACAGCAATGGCAAAGTAGCCTGGGGTCCAGCACAACCGAAGGCCAAGGAATACCTGGCCATGATGCAGCAATGGAACAAAGAAGGGCTGCTCAACAAAGACTGGGCAACGGCTGACTTCAACCAAAGAATGGCCAGCGCCATTTCCGACAAGACCGCGGTTATGATGGATTCGCCGGACACGATGTGGAGCTATTGGAAGGAACAAAATGATATCGATTTTGTTGGCGCGCTGAACCCTGTGCTGAACAAGGGGGATCAATCCGCAACAACGTACAAGAACTTTAAGCGAACAGGTACAGAGGCTGCCATCACCACCCAATGTGATAACGTCGAAGCGGCCATGGCCTGGTTGGATTTCGCCTACACCAAGAAGGGCTGGGAAATCTATAACTACGGAGAATACGGCACGGTTCACCTCATTGATGAGAACGGCAAGCCTTATTATCCAGAGAACAGCTACATGTACAATGATCCGGATGGCCAGCCGGTAGCAGTGGCACTCGATAAATATCGCAGACATATTTGGCCGGACATTCGCGACGAGCATAACTCCAACCCGCTGATCGTAGCGAAAGGCAGCTACTCCGGCGAAATTCGGAAATATTGGACCGAGAACATGGATACGAGCGCGGCTATGCCTCCGATTTCGTTTACGAAAGAGGAAGCTTCACGGGAGGCGGAACTGGGGAACCAGTTGTCTACGCTCCGGGGTGAATATTTTGCCAAGATCATCAAAGGCGAGTTGCCGGTGGACGCGTACGACAAGTTCTTAGAAGAAGCTAAGAAGATGGGGTTGGACGAATTCCTGAGCATTCATCAGGCAGCATTGGATCGTTACAACAGCAGATAA
- a CDS encoding helix-turn-helix transcriptional regulator: MRADRLLNLLLLLQNRGKMSSRQLAELLEVSERTIVRDIEALSAAGIPVYAERGSRGGWVLADSYRTNLTGMRPEEIVSLLLTNHNELLKDLGIQGDFQAAYQKLLAAAPAPIRQDAEMIRERLHIDGAGWHASEEAFPWLAAVQQAVWTQRKLRIRYRKEDDVTERIIHPLGLIAKRNVWYVAAEQEPNGELRTFRISRLEEASLLEETFVRPDGFDLAAYWEQSTARFKSELPRYLARIRTNETGLSQLRRERFIKVLHTEGPDNQGQILAEIDLQTLDWACGVILRNGRDVEVLEPQELRERVKSEAQAILTLYEH; this comes from the coding sequence GTGCGTGCGGATCGTTTGCTAAATCTGCTGCTCTTGCTGCAGAACCGGGGAAAAATGAGCTCGCGCCAGCTGGCAGAGCTGCTGGAGGTGTCGGAGCGGACGATCGTCCGGGACATCGAGGCGTTGAGCGCGGCGGGCATCCCCGTGTACGCGGAGCGCGGCTCCCGCGGCGGTTGGGTGCTGGCGGACAGCTATCGGACGAACCTGACCGGCATGCGGCCGGAGGAAATCGTCTCGCTGCTGCTGACGAACCATAACGAGCTTTTGAAGGATCTGGGGATACAGGGGGATTTTCAGGCTGCTTATCAGAAGCTACTAGCCGCTGCCCCCGCCCCAATTCGGCAGGACGCCGAGATGATCCGCGAGCGCCTCCATATCGACGGGGCCGGATGGCATGCCTCGGAGGAGGCTTTCCCTTGGCTGGCCGCCGTGCAGCAGGCGGTATGGACCCAGCGGAAGCTGCGCATCCGCTACCGCAAGGAAGACGATGTCACCGAGCGGATCATCCATCCCCTGGGGCTCATCGCCAAACGCAACGTATGGTACGTAGCGGCCGAGCAGGAGCCGAACGGGGAGCTTCGCACGTTCCGCATTTCCCGGCTGGAGGAAGCCTCCCTGTTAGAGGAGACATTCGTACGGCCAGATGGGTTTGACCTGGCGGCGTATTGGGAGCAATCGACCGCTCGCTTCAAATCGGAACTGCCCCGCTATCTCGCGCGGATACGGACGAACGAAACCGGGCTGAGCCAACTCCGCAGGGAGCGATTCATCAAAGTGCTTCATACGGAAGGACCGGACAACCAGGGCCAGATTCTGGCGGAGATCGACCTCCAGACACTGGACTGGGCATGCGGCGTGATCCTAAGGAACGGCCGGGATGTAGAAGTGCTGGAGCCGCAAGAGCTGCGAGAACGAGTGAAATCCGAAGCTCAGGCGATACTCACGTTGTATGAACACTAG
- a CDS encoding carbohydrate ABC transporter permease, producing MSSRKKLKRRHWKPMTTGDRVFDVMNYMMLTAITLICFYPLLHILLASVSNPTALMAHSGLLLKPLGFTLDGYKLVFKDNSLLVGYKNTIIYVGLGTLVNMVMTIMGAFVLSRKDLYFKNFIMILITITMFFGGGLIPWFLLMKDIHLYNNLWALILPTALNTWNIIILRTSFQSLPAELEEAATIDGASQAAILIRVILPLSKATLAVIFLYYLVGNWNSWFNAMVLLKDRELFPLQLLMKEILVANDSTATTIGSAGGVVIDSAQSSTAFRELVKYCAIVVSTVPILCVYPFLQKYFVKGVYVGSIKG from the coding sequence ATGTCCAGTCGCAAAAAGCTGAAACGACGACACTGGAAGCCTATGACGACCGGGGATCGCGTGTTTGACGTCATGAACTACATGATGCTCACCGCGATTACGCTAATTTGCTTCTATCCCTTGCTGCATATTTTGCTGGCCTCGGTCAGCAACCCGACGGCGCTGATGGCACACAGCGGACTTTTGTTGAAGCCGCTTGGATTTACGCTGGACGGATATAAGCTGGTCTTTAAGGACAACAGCCTGCTGGTTGGTTATAAAAATACGATCATCTACGTAGGGTTAGGCACGTTGGTGAATATGGTCATGACGATCATGGGCGCTTTTGTCCTGTCGAGAAAAGATCTCTATTTCAAAAATTTCATCATGATTCTGATTACGATCACGATGTTCTTTGGCGGCGGGTTGATTCCCTGGTTTCTATTAATGAAAGATATCCATTTATATAACAACCTGTGGGCGCTGATCTTGCCGACCGCGCTGAACACGTGGAATATCATTATCTTAAGAACCAGCTTCCAGTCGCTGCCGGCAGAGCTGGAAGAGGCGGCAACGATCGATGGGGCAAGCCAGGCTGCCATCTTGATCCGGGTGATTCTGCCGCTGTCCAAGGCGACGTTGGCCGTTATTTTTCTGTACTATCTGGTGGGGAACTGGAACTCCTGGTTTAACGCGATGGTCTTGCTGAAGGATCGGGAGCTGTTCCCGCTGCAGCTATTAATGAAGGAAATTTTGGTCGCCAACGATTCCACGGCAACCACGATCGGCAGTGCAGGAGGCGTCGTCATCGACAGTGCTCAGAGCTCGACCGCATTCCGGGAACTGGTGAAATATTGCGCGATCGTTGTATCCACGGTTCCGATTTTGTGCGTGTATCCGTTCTTGCAGAAGTATTTTGTTAAAGGTGTCTACGTCGGGTCAATTAAAGGGTGA
- a CDS encoding ABC transporter permease yields MEIVRKSRKIAPSSEAPKPNSTRTRIKKDLRKNWFVYLLALPVVAWFLVFCYGPMWGVLIAFKDYKPLLGFAQSEWVGLKHFIEFFQGPYFWRVTKNTLLLNVWGIVFGFTAPIILALLLNEIRDGKFKKTVQTITYMPHFISLVVVCGIIHIFTADEGIVTQVLQWITGKDYTSLLGYSGFFRPIYTFSGIWQNIGWDSIIYLAAMSSIDPALYEAAEIDGIGRVKKMWYITLPQITPIIVILFIFAIGGLMASGYEKIILLYNPLIYDTADVIASYVYRRGLREASLSFSTAVGLFSAVINFALLWATNRIARRTSEVSLW; encoded by the coding sequence ATGGAGATCGTCCGTAAATCAAGAAAAATCGCTCCTTCCTCAGAGGCTCCGAAGCCAAACAGCACGCGAACCAGGATCAAAAAAGATCTGAGAAAAAACTGGTTTGTTTATTTGCTGGCCCTTCCGGTTGTCGCTTGGTTCCTGGTTTTTTGTTACGGTCCGATGTGGGGAGTGCTTATCGCGTTTAAGGATTATAAGCCGTTGCTTGGGTTTGCTCAAAGCGAATGGGTTGGTTTGAAGCATTTCATAGAGTTCTTTCAGGGGCCGTACTTCTGGAGGGTGACCAAGAATACGCTTCTCCTTAATGTGTGGGGGATCGTGTTTGGATTTACGGCACCGATCATTTTGGCGTTGCTGCTGAATGAAATTCGCGACGGGAAGTTCAAAAAAACCGTACAAACGATCACCTATATGCCCCATTTTATCTCTTTGGTGGTCGTGTGCGGGATCATTCATATCTTCACGGCGGATGAAGGCATTGTTACGCAAGTGTTGCAATGGATCACGGGCAAGGACTACACCTCGCTGCTCGGATACTCCGGCTTTTTTAGGCCGATCTATACGTTTTCCGGGATTTGGCAGAACATCGGCTGGGACAGCATCATTTATCTGGCCGCGATGAGTTCGATCGATCCTGCTTTGTATGAGGCAGCCGAGATTGACGGAATCGGTCGAGTCAAAAAGATGTGGTACATTACGCTGCCGCAAATTACGCCGATTATCGTGATTCTGTTTATTTTTGCGATTGGCGGATTGATGGCGTCCGGATACGAGAAGATTATTTTGCTTTACAACCCTCTCATTTACGATACGGCAGACGTCATCGCTTCTTATGTCTATCGAAGGGGCTTACGGGAAGCCAGCCTCAGCTTCTCCACCGCGGTTGGCTTGTTTAGCGCCGTGATCAACTTTGCGCTGCTGTGGGCGACGAACCGAATCGCCCGGCGTACTTCGGAAGTGAGCTTATGGTAG
- a CDS encoding MBL fold metallo-hydrolase, translated as MTQNQRTGAALIREIARTKAPYGTLAIWYLGQESVIVKGDGITIYVDPYLSGDLDDGDWRRTFPAPIAPEEIEGVQLCLITHEHDDHMDARTLPWLHRSSPEAPILAPACCKPALQEMGLPDSLLITADDRKPLEFFSKLRVTPIAAAHEQLERDADGCPRYVGYVLELNGVTLYHAGDTLVFPELIKRVGELKPDIALLPINGRDYFRQRRGIVGNMDYREAAHFAQEIGVDTVIPLHYDLFAVNAEKPGHFVDYVYEHFPEQKVHVMARAERFLYVSPRAFLLD; from the coding sequence ATGACTCAAAATCAGCGAACAGGCGCCGCATTGATCCGCGAGATCGCCCGGACGAAAGCCCCCTACGGAACCTTGGCGATTTGGTATCTTGGCCAGGAAAGCGTCATCGTTAAAGGGGATGGGATCACGATTTACGTAGATCCCTATCTCTCGGGCGATCTGGACGACGGCGATTGGCGGCGCACATTTCCTGCGCCCATTGCACCGGAAGAGATTGAAGGCGTTCAGCTATGCCTGATTACGCATGAACACGATGACCATATGGATGCGCGGACGCTGCCGTGGCTGCATCGCAGCAGTCCGGAGGCGCCGATCCTCGCACCGGCGTGCTGCAAGCCGGCATTGCAGGAGATGGGCCTACCGGACTCCCTGCTCATCACCGCAGACGACCGTAAGCCGCTGGAATTCTTCTCCAAGCTGCGAGTAACGCCAATTGCGGCGGCCCATGAGCAGTTGGAACGGGATGCGGACGGCTGCCCCCGGTACGTCGGGTACGTTTTGGAGCTTAACGGCGTGACGCTTTATCATGCCGGGGATACGTTGGTTTTTCCGGAATTGATCAAGCGAGTTGGTGAGCTGAAACCGGACATCGCCCTGCTGCCGATCAACGGGCGGGATTACTTCCGCCAGCGGCGCGGAATCGTTGGGAACATGGATTACCGGGAAGCGGCACACTTCGCCCAGGAAATCGGCGTGGATACAGTGATCCCGCTGCATTATGACCTGTTCGCGGTAAATGCAGAGAAGCCGGGGCACTTCGTGGATTATGTGTATGAACATTTTCCCGAGCAGAAAGTCCACGTGATGGCCAGAGCCGAGCGCTTCCTCTACGTATCGCCGCGCGCATTCCTGCTGGACTAA